From the genome of Nicotiana sylvestris chromosome 2, ASM39365v2, whole genome shotgun sequence, one region includes:
- the LOC104222489 gene encoding uncharacterized protein isoform X1 has translation MVPKISKLKVSEKARKLVFPEMLGSFVVGREEGNYNMGSDKRDESAGEELRTFELHGFALKHMIKDQTYDFDEELSVPQKANKNLGAIVHAIINDDNEKRSDLEHEISEKEINLEKLQRVASSGIPDGGSLRAKIWKLLLGYLPTSRDLWEKELTESRLKYAKLKEELLLNPSELSRRKDKSLRFLEHATSSDANEPLERYNISKEDHPLSLGKASIWHQYFEFSEISVQIDRDLQRTHPDLEFFSGDSPLSRKNRESMRNILLLFAKLNPVISYVQGMNEVLAPLYYVFSTDSNEHNTANLEADTFSCFVILMSGCVDHFCQQLDSSSVGIHSTLSNLSKFLKTNDEELWHHLEYKSKVEPQFYAFRWITLLLTQEFSLHHILRIWDTLLSNPFGLQDMLLRICCAMLICVKSKLLSGDFVDNLKLLQHFPELDVEHLLQIAQGVTVDTSFLSAV, from the exons AATTAGCAAGCTCAAGGTTTCAGAAAAAGCGAGGAAATTAGTATTTCCTGAAATGCTTGGTAGCTTTGTGGTTGGTAGAGAAGAAGGAAATTACAATATGGGGTCTGATAAAAGAGATGAATCTGCAGGTGAAGAATTACGCACTTTTGAGCTTCATGGGTTTGCTTTGAAACATATGATTAAGGATCAAACTTATGATTTTGACGAGGAGCTTAGTGTTCCCCAAAAGGCAAATAAGAATTTGGGAGCAATTGTACACGCAATCATTAATGATGATAATGAAAAAAGATCTGATCTTGAACATGAG ATTTCTGAGAAGGAGATTAATTTGGAGAAGTTGCAAAGAGTTGCCAGTTCAGGTATTCCTGATGGAGGGAGTTTGCGAGCAAAAATTTGGAAG CTATTATTGGGGTATTTACCTACTTCTCGTGATTTATGGGAAAAGGAGTTGACTGAGAGtcgattaaaatatgctaagctCAAAGAGGAGCTTTTACTAAACCCC TCAGAATTGTCAAGGAGAAAAGATAAAAGCTTGAGATTCCTTGAACATGCTACTAGCAGCGACGCAAATGAGCCCCTTGAACGCTACAACATTTCTAAAGAGGATCATCCACTAAGCTTAGGTAAAGCTAGTATATGGCATCAGTACTTTGAG TTTTCAGAAATTTCAGTTCAAATAGACCGTGATTTGCAACGAACTCATCCAGATTTAGAATTCTTCTCCGGAGACTCTCCACTATCTAGGAAGAATAGG GAGTCAATGAGAAATATTCTTCTTTTGTTTGCAAAGTTAAATCCGGTAATTAGTTATGTGCAAGGCATGAATGAGGTCTTGGCCCCATTATACTATGTCTTCAGCACTGATAGCAATGAGCACAATACT GCAAATTTAGAAGCAGATACTTTTTCCTGTTTTGTTATACTAATGAGTGGCTGTGTGGATCACTTCTGTCAACAATTAGATAGCAGTTCTGTGGGTATCCACTCCACTCtttcaaacttgtcaaagttCTTGAAAACCAATGATGAGGAATTGTGGCACCATCTTGAATATAAATCAAAG GTTGAGCCGCAATTCTATGCGTTTAGGTGGATCACTCTGCTTCTTACTCAGGAGTTTAGCCTGCATCACATCTTAAGGATCTGGGATACACTTTTAAGCAATCCCTTTGGCCTTCAG GACATGCTTCTGAGGATCTGTTGTGCTATGCTAATATGTGTCAAAAGCAAATTACTGAGTGGTGATTTCGTTGACAACTTAAAGCTTTTACAACATTTCCCCGAATTAGATGTTGAGCACCTTCTCCAGATAGCACAGGGCGTGACTGTGGACACGTCCTTCCTTTCAGCTGTGTAA
- the LOC104222489 gene encoding uncharacterized protein isoform X2, which produces MVPKISKLKVSEKARKLVFPEMLGSFVVGREEGNYNMGSDKRDESAGEELRTFELHGFALKHMIKDQTYDFDEELSVPQKANKNLGAIVHAIINDDNEKRSDLEHEISEKEINLEKLQRVASSGIPDGGSLRAKIWKLLLGYLPTSRDLWEKELTESRLKYAKLKEELLLNPSELSRRKDKSLRFLEHATSSDANEPLERYNISKEDHPLSLEISVQIDRDLQRTHPDLEFFSGDSPLSRKNRESMRNILLLFAKLNPVISYVQGMNEVLAPLYYVFSTDSNEHNTANLEADTFSCFVILMSGCVDHFCQQLDSSSVGIHSTLSNLSKFLKTNDEELWHHLEYKSKVEPQFYAFRWITLLLTQEFSLHHILRIWDTLLSNPFGLQDMLLRICCAMLICVKSKLLSGDFVDNLKLLQHFPELDVEHLLQIAQGVTVDTSFLSAV; this is translated from the exons AATTAGCAAGCTCAAGGTTTCAGAAAAAGCGAGGAAATTAGTATTTCCTGAAATGCTTGGTAGCTTTGTGGTTGGTAGAGAAGAAGGAAATTACAATATGGGGTCTGATAAAAGAGATGAATCTGCAGGTGAAGAATTACGCACTTTTGAGCTTCATGGGTTTGCTTTGAAACATATGATTAAGGATCAAACTTATGATTTTGACGAGGAGCTTAGTGTTCCCCAAAAGGCAAATAAGAATTTGGGAGCAATTGTACACGCAATCATTAATGATGATAATGAAAAAAGATCTGATCTTGAACATGAG ATTTCTGAGAAGGAGATTAATTTGGAGAAGTTGCAAAGAGTTGCCAGTTCAGGTATTCCTGATGGAGGGAGTTTGCGAGCAAAAATTTGGAAG CTATTATTGGGGTATTTACCTACTTCTCGTGATTTATGGGAAAAGGAGTTGACTGAGAGtcgattaaaatatgctaagctCAAAGAGGAGCTTTTACTAAACCCC TCAGAATTGTCAAGGAGAAAAGATAAAAGCTTGAGATTCCTTGAACATGCTACTAGCAGCGACGCAAATGAGCCCCTTGAACGCTACAACATTTCTAAAGAGGATCATCCACTAAGCTTAG AAATTTCAGTTCAAATAGACCGTGATTTGCAACGAACTCATCCAGATTTAGAATTCTTCTCCGGAGACTCTCCACTATCTAGGAAGAATAGG GAGTCAATGAGAAATATTCTTCTTTTGTTTGCAAAGTTAAATCCGGTAATTAGTTATGTGCAAGGCATGAATGAGGTCTTGGCCCCATTATACTATGTCTTCAGCACTGATAGCAATGAGCACAATACT GCAAATTTAGAAGCAGATACTTTTTCCTGTTTTGTTATACTAATGAGTGGCTGTGTGGATCACTTCTGTCAACAATTAGATAGCAGTTCTGTGGGTATCCACTCCACTCtttcaaacttgtcaaagttCTTGAAAACCAATGATGAGGAATTGTGGCACCATCTTGAATATAAATCAAAG GTTGAGCCGCAATTCTATGCGTTTAGGTGGATCACTCTGCTTCTTACTCAGGAGTTTAGCCTGCATCACATCTTAAGGATCTGGGATACACTTTTAAGCAATCCCTTTGGCCTTCAG GACATGCTTCTGAGGATCTGTTGTGCTATGCTAATATGTGTCAAAAGCAAATTACTGAGTGGTGATTTCGTTGACAACTTAAAGCTTTTACAACATTTCCCCGAATTAGATGTTGAGCACCTTCTCCAGATAGCACAGGGCGTGACTGTGGACACGTCCTTCCTTTCAGCTGTGTAA